In Clostridium sp. JN-1, one genomic interval encodes:
- a CDS encoding DUF2089 domain-containing protein: MAYKVINKCPVCSSKLFISKLKCHKCGTVIENDFEMSKFEYLTDGQLKFIEVFLKNRGNIKDVEKELGISYPTVRAKLDEVITALGYNVEKTPSVDKKKIVDMLDKGEITSDQAIKMLKE, translated from the coding sequence TTGGCATATAAGGTTATTAATAAATGTCCTGTTTGTTCATCCAAACTTTTTATTTCAAAATTAAAATGTCATAAATGCGGTACTGTAATTGAAAATGATTTTGAAATGTCAAAGTTTGAATATCTTACAGACGGTCAATTGAAATTTATAGAAGTGTTTTTAAAAAACAGAGGAAATATAAAAGACGTAGAAAAAGAACTTGGAATATCCTATCCTACTGTAAGAGCTAAATTGGATGAAGTCATAACTGCTCTTGGGTACAACGTAGAAAAAACACCATCAGTAGATAAAAAGAAAATAGTTGATATGCTCGATAAAGGAGAAATAACCTCCGACCAAGCAATTAAAATGTTAAAGGAGTAA
- a CDS encoding DEAD/DEAH box helicase, which translates to MDNLFEEIGLSTSIVEGLKKLGIKIPTEIQEKVVPLALMNNDIIGQSKTGSGKTLAYLLPSFQRTDTEKREMQVIILAPTHELVMQVYRTITSLSEASGVKVRSAAVIGDTNINRQIEKLREKPHIIVGTPGRTLELIKRKKISAHTIKTIVIDEADKLLDVNNVKVVKDIIKTTLRDRQLMLFSATMSLKTLSTAKDIMKNPHIIRIDSKIEVNPNINHYYFTCEQRDKIEILRKLVHAINPDKSIVFINKSDDINITTSKLKYHKIKVESLHGTNIKEDRKKALQDFRLGKLQLLVASDIASRGLDIKGITHVFNLDIPEQSISYLHRVGRCGRGSNHGTAISIVSPREVSLIKQYEKKFKIKILHKSVYKGKIVDAKE; encoded by the coding sequence ATGGATAATTTATTTGAAGAAATTGGTTTAAGTACTTCTATTGTAGAAGGCTTAAAAAAATTAGGCATTAAAATCCCAACAGAAATACAAGAAAAAGTTGTACCACTAGCACTTATGAATAATGATATTATAGGTCAATCTAAAACTGGGAGTGGAAAAACACTTGCATACTTACTTCCTTCTTTTCAAAGAACAGATACAGAAAAACGAGAAATGCAAGTTATTATTCTTGCTCCGACTCACGAACTAGTTATGCAAGTGTATAGAACTATAACTTCTCTATCAGAAGCTTCAGGAGTAAAAGTTAGATCTGCTGCAGTAATTGGCGATACAAATATAAATAGGCAAATTGAAAAGTTAAGAGAAAAGCCCCACATCATAGTTGGAACCCCTGGAAGAACCTTAGAGTTAATTAAAAGGAAGAAAATATCTGCTCATACCATAAAAACAATTGTAATAGACGAAGCCGATAAACTTCTCGATGTTAACAATGTTAAAGTAGTAAAAGATATAATTAAAACTACATTAAGAGATAGACAACTCATGCTGTTTTCCGCAACTATGTCTTTAAAAACTCTTTCTACTGCAAAAGATATTATGAAAAATCCTCACATAATACGTATAGATAGTAAAATAGAAGTAAATCCAAATATAAATCATTATTATTTCACTTGTGAGCAAAGAGACAAAATAGAAATTTTAAGGAAACTAGTTCATGCAATTAATCCAGATAAATCTATAGTTTTTATAAACAAAAGTGATGATATAAATATTACAACTTCAAAATTGAAATATCATAAGATTAAAGTAGAAAGCCTTCATGGTACAAATATAAAAGAAGATAGAAAAAAGGCACTGCAGGATTTTAGACTTGGCAAACTTCAACTTTTAGTTGCTTCTGATATTGCCTCAAGAGGCCTTGATATAAAAGGCATAACCCATGTTTTTAACCTTGATATTCCAGAACAATCCATTAGTTATCTACATAGAGTCGGGCGCTGTGGACGCGGCAGCAATCATGGTACTGCTATATCCATCGTTTCTCCTAGAGAAGTTTCTCTTATCAAACAATATGAGAAAAAGTTCAAAATAAAAATACTTCACAAATCAGTATATAAAGGAAAAATTGTAGATGCTAAAGAATAG
- a CDS encoding AEC family transporter: protein MESLIYSLNATVPVFLVIVVGYVLKQIGMLNDNFIEVANKFNFKVTLPILLLTDIGSTNIIKNFDAKYILFCAVVTSICFWSIWFFTKKFMKDPSMTGAFVQASFRGSAAVLGIAFVQNIYGNAGMAPMMIIGAVPLYNIYSVIVLTFEGENSKEGNDNIKKACINIMKNPIIIGILLGMIISLLNIHFPQMIDKTLKNFAVMASPLALVTIGASFEGRKALVKIKLTLAASFIKLVAQAAIFLPLAVYFGFRDQKLVALIIMLGSPTTASCYIMAKNMNNDGVLTSSIIVVTTLLSAFTLTFFIFILKSFNFIM from the coding sequence ATGGAAAGTTTAATATACAGTTTAAATGCAACTGTGCCAGTATTTTTAGTCATTGTAGTAGGATACGTATTGAAACAAATAGGAATGTTAAATGATAATTTTATAGAAGTAGCCAATAAGTTTAATTTTAAAGTTACTTTACCAATATTATTATTAACTGATATAGGGTCTACTAACATAATTAAAAATTTTGATGCAAAGTATATATTGTTTTGTGCAGTAGTTACATCGATTTGTTTTTGGTCAATTTGGTTTTTTACTAAAAAATTCATGAAGGATCCTTCTATGACAGGAGCTTTTGTCCAAGCATCTTTTCGTGGAAGTGCAGCTGTACTAGGAATTGCATTTGTGCAAAATATTTATGGAAATGCTGGTATGGCACCTATGATGATTATAGGTGCTGTTCCACTTTATAATATATATTCTGTTATTGTACTTACTTTTGAAGGTGAAAATAGTAAAGAAGGAAATGACAATATAAAAAAAGCATGTATTAATATCATGAAAAATCCTATAATTATTGGAATCTTATTAGGCATGATAATATCTTTATTAAATATCCATTTTCCTCAAATGATTGATAAAACACTCAAAAATTTTGCAGTTATGGCTTCTCCACTAGCACTTGTTACTATTGGAGCTAGTTTTGAAGGAAGAAAAGCTCTTGTAAAAATAAAACTAACATTAGCAGCTTCTTTTATAAAATTAGTGGCTCAAGCTGCCATATTTTTGCCGCTGGCAGTATATTTTGGGTTTAGAGATCAAAAACTTGTCGCATTAATTATTATGCTTGGGTCTCCAACTACAGCAAGCTGCTACATAATGGCGAAGAATATGAATAACGATGGTGTCCTAACCTCAAGTATTATTGTAGTAACTACATTGCTATCAGCTTTTACTTTGACATTTTTTATCTTTATATTAAAGAGTTTTAACTTTATTATGTAA